The Mustelus asterias unplaced genomic scaffold, sMusAst1.hap1.1 HAP1_SCAFFOLD_2532, whole genome shotgun sequence nucleotide sequence cactagggttaatttagcacggccaatccccctaacctgcacatctttggactgtgggaggaaaccggagcacccggaggaaacccacgcaaaagcgagggagaatgtgcagactccacacggacagtgacccgaggccggaatagaacccgggaccctggcgccgtgaggcagcagtgctaacccactgtgccaccgcttcaCATACACATCAGTAAAGTCaagtaaagttcaaagtttatttattagggtcataagtaggcttacattaacactgcaatgaagttactgtgaaaatcccctgggcgccacactccggcgcctgttcggttacactgagggagaatttagcatggccaatccacctaacccgcacatctttggacactgagggagaatttagcatggccaatccacctaacccgcacatctttggacactaaggggcaatttagcatggccaatccacctaactcacacatctttggacactgaggggcaatttagcatggtcaatccacctaacctgcacacctttggacacaaaggggcaatttagcatggccaatccgcctaacctgcacatctttggacactatggggcaatttagcatggccaatccacctaatctgcacatctttggacactaagagacaatttagcatggccaatccaccgaacctggacatctttggacactaagggacaatttagcatggccaatccacctaacctgcacatctttggactgtgggaggaaaccggagcacccggaggaaacccacgcagacacggggagaacgtgcaaactctgcacagacagtgacccaagcctggggtCGAAgctggtccctggctctgtgaggtagcagtgctaaccaccgtgccgccccacaggtgagggggagggatgcCCGAggaggtgcccccccccccccgcccccaccccactccgGGCCAGCGAGAGTGCGAGGACGGCGACCTTACCTTGCTGCGGAAAGGCTCGGGGAAGCCGCCGTGGGGGATCCCGATGTACCCCTGCAGGAACTCCACCAGCGACTGGGGGAAGGACAACTCTTCCGCGTCCTGGTCCACGTCTTCCCGCGTCAGGTTGTTCTGCACCATGAACTGGGCCAGGTCGCCCACGATCTTGGAGGAAGGGGTGACCTGCCGACAGGGAACACATCAAAAAGACAAGCGATGAAAGGAAAACCGGAGCCAGCCGTCGTCAAGAGGGGATCATgggagctggagggggggggtcaaAGGGCACAGAGAATTACCTCAGTGCGTTGGAGCAACTATTTGAAggattgatttttgatttgatttacatagaattgtagaatgtacggcatggagacaggcccttcggcccaaactggtccatactGACCAAAAATGCCTATCTAAGCTAACccaatttgcctgcatttggcccatatccctctgaacctttcctatccatgtatttgtccaactgCCTTTTAGATGTTGTcagtgtccctgcctcaaccgctTCCTTCTGAAGCCCATTCCACAtgcatagaaacagagaagatagtagcaggaggaggccattcggcccctcgagcctgctccaccattcaccaccATCATGGCTGAGCGACCAACTCaatgcctaatcctgctttctccccataacctttgaccccgttcgccccaagtgctctatccagccgcctcttgaatacattcaatgttttggcatcaactacttcctgtgggaatgaattccacaggctcaccgggtgaagaaatgtctcctcacctccgtcctaaatggtctacccccaatcctcagactgtgaccccctggttctggactctccccccaccatcgggaacatcctccctgcgtctaccctgtccagtcctgttagaattctataagtcTGGATGAGATTCCCccgtcattcatctgaactccagaggtcgatcagctagatagccaacatcttttcccaaaggtaggggagtctaaaactagagggcataggtttaaggtgagaggggagagatacaaaagggtccagagcggcaattgtttcacacagagggtggtgagtgtctggaacgagctgccagaggtagtagtagaggcgggtacaattttgtcttttgaaaagcatttagacagttacatgggtacgatgggtatagagggatatgggccaaatgtgggcaattgggacttgcttggtagttaaaaaaaaaaggtggaagggtctgtttccatgctgtaaacctctgtgactctatgagaaGGAAttccttcctcatctctgtcttcaatgtgtgaccccccccctcactctgggaCTGTGcccctctggtcctggactctcaAACCAGGAGGTCTGGAgggaacaaaatgaaggagatagtcatcgacttcaggaagcgtagaggggaacatgcccctgtctacatcaacggggatggagtagaaagggtcgagagcttcaagtttttgggtgtccagatcaccaacaacctgtcctggtcccccccatgccgacactatagttaagaaagccccaccaatgcctctactttctcagaagactaagaagatttggcatgtcagctacgactctcaccaacatttacagatgctccatagaaagcattctttccggatgtatcacagcttggtctgggctcctgctctgcccaagaccgcaagaaactacaaagggtcaggaacgtagcccggtccatcacacaaaccagcctcccatccattgactctgtctacacttcccgctgcctcggggaaaaacagccggcataatcaaggacccccacacaccccggacattctctcttccaccttcttccgttgggaaaaacatataaaagtctgaggtcacgcaccgaccgactcaagaacagcttcttccctgctgccttcagacatttgaatggacctacctcgcattaagttgatctttctctacaccctagctgtgactgtaacacgacattctgcatcctctcctttccttctctatgaacggtatgctttgtttgtacagtgcgcaagaaacaatacttttcactgttcccaagacgtgacaataataaatcaaatcaaatattaagttgatctttctctacaccctagctgtgactgtaacactacattctgcaccctctcctttccttctctatgaacggtatgctttttctgtatagggcgcaagaaacaatacttttcactgtatcccaatccatgtgacaataataaatcaaatcaaatcaaatcaaatgaaattttgAGGGCCTCACCTTGATAAGGTCTCCCAGCAGCTTGTTGGCTTCAGTGTAGGCCTTCTTGACGGCCTTGAACCGGTTGCCGAGGCCCATACTGTGGGCCTGGAAGTGAAGGTTGGTGTACTGCCCGCCGGGAATCTCGTTCTCGTAGACGTCCGCGTTGCCTGACTTCATGGTGGCCGTGCAGTCGAACGGCGCGTACAGCTGACGGGTCATCTCCCAGTATTCATTGTAGTCGTAGACGTTCTGCAGCTCGATACCTGAGGTGGGGTGGGATTGAGGGCCAGagaggggtgtggtggggagtggggggggggggggggggggggggggagagagaagttagagatgtgtaggttaggtggattggccatgctaaattaccccttagtgtccaaagatgtgcaggttaggtggattggccatgctaaattaccccttagtgtccaaagatgtgcaggttaggtggattggccatgctatattaccccttagtgtccaaagatgtgtgggttaggcggattggccatgctaaattgccccttagtgtctaaagatgtgcaggttaggtggatgggccatgctaaattgccccttagtgtccaaagatgtgcaggttaggtggatgggccatgctaaattgccccttagtgtctaaagatgtgcaggttaggtggatgggccatgctaaattgccccttagtgtccaaagatgtgcaggttaggtggatgggccgcgctaaattgccccttagtgtccaaagatgtgcaggttaggtggatgggccatgctaaattgccccttagtgtccaaacatgtgctggttaggtggattggccatgctaaattgccccttagtgtccaaagatgtgcgggttaggtggatgggccatgctaaattgccccttagtgtccaaagatgtgctggttaggtggattgtccatggtaagtgcgtggggttgcaggaatagggcaggggagaagcCTGGCTGAGATTCTCTTTTGGGGAGTCggaacagacctgatgggccgaatggccaccagcCGCACTGTGGTGATTCTGTGGTTCGAACTCCATAACCATTCATCCCCCTTACAATGGAGGACAGAGCAAGGAAGGGTTTTCTCCCCCACAGAAAACCGACATCAGTTGTCATGGTAACTACGAGCTTTCAATCCCTGAGATCTTTTGCTTATGAAGCTGAATTCGTCCGGCTGCCGGGGCGGGATTCGAAACCGTGTCCCACCCCAGAGGATTAGTCTGCGGGGCGGGGGAGATCTCTGGGTGAATAATCGGGTGACAATACCTCGACACGGCTGCCTCCCCTCAGTTATCCTGTCCTATCCTGTTCCCCGTCTTGAGTCACCTCTTGTCTTTTGACGTTCTATTCTGACTGGATCGTGATGGATTGAAGGAgaagtcgggggggcggggggaggggggtaaatcTTTAAACCCACCGTGATGAGTCATTTCGCAAGGCGACGTTGGACAGAGACATCAGAAGTGACGTGTCGTACACTCTGACATCTGGGCCTCTGTTATAAATCGGAACCCTCCTCGCACTGCTGTGGGAAACTGTGTCCAATCCTGCTctgatagagtcacagaggttcacagcatggaaactggcccttcggcccaacttgtccatgccgccctttttttttaacccctaagccagtcccaattgtctgcatttggcccatatccctctatacccatctcacccatgtaactgtctgaatcctttttaaaagacaaaattgtacccgcctctactactgcctctggcagctcgttccagacactcaccaccctctgtgtgaaaaaaattgtccctttggaacttcttgtatctctccccttaaaccgatgccctctagttttagactcccctacctttgggaaaagatattgactatctagctgatctatgaccctcattattttatagacctctataagatcacccctcagcctcctacgctccaggggaaaaagtcccagtctatccagcctctccttataactcaatccatcaagtcccggtagcatcctagtaaatcttttctgcactctttctagtttaataatatcctttctatcatagggtgaccctattctggggcagcacggtgacacagcgggttagcactgctgcctcacagcaccagggacccagattttacccatcatacccatgtaactacctaaatgcttttcaaaagacaaaattgtacccacctctattactgcctctggcagctcgttccagacactcaccaccctctgtgtgaaaaaattgtccctctggagccttttgtatctctcccccctcaccttaaacctgtgccctttagttttagactcccctacctttgggaaaagatattgactatctagctgatctgtgcccctcattatttcatagaccgctacaagatcacccctcagcctccgacgctccatgcaaaaaagtccctgtctatccagcctaatgataaatgcgtagtggtccattttggcaggtcaaatgggatgaaggagtacaatataaagggaaagactcttagtactgtagaagatcagaaggaccttggggtccgggtccataggactctaaaatcggccccgcaggtggaggaggtggttaagaaggcgtatggtgtgctggcctttatcaatcaagggattgagtttaggtgtccggggataatgatgcagctatataagaccctcgtcagaccccacttggagtactgtgctcagttctggtcacctcattacaggaaggatgtggaaaagattgaaagggtgcagaggcgatttacaaggatgttgcctggattgagtggcatgccttatgaggataggctgagggagctcggtcttttctccttggagagacgtaggatgagaggagacctaatagaggtatacaagacgttgagaggcatagatcgggtggactctcagaggctttttcccagggtggaaatggctgctacgagaggacacaggtttaaggtgctgggggggtaggtacaggggaaatgttagggggaagtttttcacacagagggtgtgtggggccgaagggcctgttttgtgctgtaggtttctatgttttctatgacttcctctttctctctccctgttggagattttttttgttattcgttcatgggacacaggcgtcgctggctgggcccagcatttattgtccatccctagttgccccttggagggcagttgagagtcaaccacattgctgtggctctggagtcacatgtaggccagaccggggtaaggacggcagattcccttccctaaagagaaccagatgggttattccgacaatgggtcatcagtagattcttaatcccagatattttttattgaattcaaattccaccaactgccgcggcgggattcgaacccgggtcccccagaacattagctgagcttctggattgatagtctagcgataataccaccaggccatcgccttccctgatGTTTATCAGCATCTCAGTCTGTCTCCCATGCATTGTCCATGCTCctgggtctgtgtgggggggtgggggtatatGAGTGCTTTACACTTCCAAGCGTGACTTCCTGCACCCCACCTCTCCGCACTGAGCCCTGAGTGAGTCACTGCGCCAGGCAAACACCATAAAATAGCAGCCATTGCTTCGTTCTTGCCTCAGAATCagaactgaaggagtgccgcactgtcagagggtcagtgctgagggagcgccgcactgtcagagggtcagtgctgagggagcgccgcactgtcagagggtcagtgctgagggagtgtcacactgtcagagggtcagtgctgagggagcgccgcactgtcagagggtcagtgctgagggagcgccgcactgtcagagggtcagtgctgagggagtgtcacactgtcagagggtcagtgctgagggagtgccacactgtcggagggtcagtactgagggagtgccgcactgtcggaggggcagtactgagggagtgccgcactgtcggagggtcagtgctgagggagtgccgcactgtcggagggtcagtgctgagggagtgccgcactgtcggagggtcagtgctgagggagtgccgcactgtcggagaaaTATTTCATTGTCGGAACGAATCTCTCGAGGTTCTGAGCTGGGGTAAGTGCTTGTCGTAATATCAACGTTTCTGAGCAATGGGCATTATTTGTCTGTGCCGAGACATTTCCTAAAATCCATCCTCAGCAAATTCGCTGCGGTTTCCTTATTAATTCTCTCCATCAGAACTTCACACCGTTTGACAGTGAAAGCAGCAACTGCTGGATCAACTCAGCAGGTCTTGAGTCtgctgcggagagagagagggagttaatgcttcgagtctgtgcgactcttcttcagagctggagagaagagagattgggttgggtggggtacgggggggggggcagcatatAAGGTCGCAGGTCAGGAGAGCTTGCCTCGTGGACACAAGGCAAAGGGAGTGTGAATGGTCGCGTCTGAAGAAGGTGTTCATTAATAGTAGCTGGAATGTGTCCCTGGGAGAACAAAGACTCAATGGAAGCAGGACTAAGgaaagtgggaggggggggggggggacgggggcatGCGTTGAGACATACAAAGGAAACAAAATAAAAGCCTTGAACAAGAGCGAGGAACAAGGAAACAGGGAGGTGAAGAAGGcgtacggcacgcttgcctttgttggtcagggcattgagtacaagaatcaGGATGTCATGTCACGTAAACTTTGATTAGGCCGCACTTATAGAATATCctgttcaattccggtcgccacattacagggaggatgtggaggctttggagagggtgcggaagaggtttaccaggatgctgcctggattacagggtctgagctacaaggagaggctggacaaactcgggttgttttctctggaggggcggaggctggggggggagacctgatagacatctagaaaatgatgagaggcagcgatggggttgacagtcagaatctttctcccccagagttgaaatgtctaatactaggggggcaTGGGCTTAAGGGGGAAAATTCAAAGgaaatgtgaggggcaagttttttacacagagagtggtaggtgtgtgggacgcgctgccaggggtggtggtggaggcagatacgagaggggagtttaaggggcttttagataaacacagggatatgcgaggaatagagggatatgggttttgatttgatttgatttattattgtcacatgtattaggatacagtgaaaagtattgtttcttgcgcactgtacagacaaagcataccgttcatagagtacataggggagaaggaaaggagagagtgaagaatgtagtgttacagtcacagctagggtgtagagaaagatcaacttagttgaggtagg carries:
- the LOC144489772 gene encoding pyruvate carboxylase, mitochondrial-like; this encodes MAGLLKPNSATLLIGALRDRFPDIPLHVHTHDTAGAGVASMLAAAEAGADVVDVAADSMSGMTSQPSMGAIVACSKGTNLDTGIELQNVYDYNEYWEMTRQLYAPFDCTATMKSGNADVYENEIPGGQYTNLHFQAHSMGLGNRFKAVKKAYTEANKLLGDLIKVTPSSKIVGDLAQFMVQNNLTREDVDQDAEELSFPQSLVEFLQGYIGIPHGGFPEPFRSKVTDWAQNSTAAINGHTTVDTTGKHKNTKFQTIAAVDTTGKHKNTKFQTITTVDTT